The Pecten maximus chromosome 10, xPecMax1.1, whole genome shotgun sequence region TAACAGATGCTACAAGTTCCTGAATCTAATACAGTTAAAAGTCAATAATCCTATATCATTCCAGTATCAATAAAAATTACTCCAATACAACTGCATAATTCCAAAACCAGAATCAATTCAATCAACAAGACCGATCATTCAAAATATCCTTGGACTCTTAAAACATCACAACAACCCTAACATTGTGTCCCCGACACACGATATATGGgtacacatacatgtgtaacaatacatgtatgattttaAGTAATATCTTTGCCCAACCCCCAAACAACTAATTGTTTTATGCCTCGGTCCAATTCCAATGGATTTATGAGGTATCCGGGGTTTATAAATGTGTTTCACCAAAAACTGACCAGGGTGTGGGTTGTCAGTTATCGTTATCTTTTCCCAACAAAGGTagacaaaatatcacatacaGATCAGAGAATCAAGCCTCGTTATCAAACCTTTCCTTGCCATATACCATTAATATAAATCACcaaattgattttatattaGAAATACTGCATAGATATTTTAGTTTCATTTCTCGAGGACTTTGATTCTTCTGATCTAACTTTACGTGCATGTAAACTCTTATGTGATGGTgaagattttgtatatttaaaatttgatatttcagaaTTCCTGAAATTATGTGTATTATTGTCTTCAATACCACACAGTGTTTACATGAACAAACATGCATGTTTTCTTGTTGTTTAACTTACCTGCATCAGCCATTCCTAATCCCTTGCCAAACAGTCtgatttttcatatttatcGGATCACTTAACTCTTTACCTGTTGcgttagttatctccccttcccCATTTGATGAATTAGttttttagcattttttttttcaaattcaacaaGTTTTCTATTTCTAAAGCTCAAAAGAAGCTTTGACTTTAAATTGTCTAAAACTGTGGCAATCGGTCTATTAGCAATACAATACCATGTGTTGTGAAAAACTTCCCTGTAAATTTTGGTGCTGTGTACAAGATTGTCGGGTTTTTTTCCCTGCATAGAAATTTATTGTAATAATGCAATGCCACTTTATTTCAAGGTTCTAGTGAATAGCAAGAGTAAGCAAGATCAGCATGTGTCAAATGTCTGGCTGGAGTCAGGCTAAGAATTAATCAAATTCATGAATGGCTAATATCCTTTAACAATATTGATTGTTTCATAAAGACAACTAGTTATTTTGCCTATCTATTTAACAATATATGCAGTATTTCTTAACTTGATTTTAACATGGTTTTCAACACATAATTATTTCAAACCAGATGTTCAGATTATTGGCAAGGGAAGGAAGATTGTTGGCTTGGTCCTCTGCATTCAGGTGTGTATTTATCAGACAAAGCATAGGAATgggaaattaacattttaagattttatcATAATCATAGGCCAAAATCTTCATGGTGATTCATATGCTTTGTTTGAATTTGTTAAAAATGTGTATCAATAAATGCAAGTACAATGATTTCAACCTTTGATTTATTAACTTCATCTTGAACTTTACTGCATTAGATTTCATCATACACAAAAATttattaatctatatatttcttgtatattatatatataaaatgttcaaaGGTTGAAACATATTGATCAAATGACCTCTTCCATCCTTACTGGGAACCAACATGTCAGAAGTGATTAACACCATACATTTTGGCAGTTATTCCAATACCAatagaattttaattttttaattactAGATGTTGGTTCTCAGTGTACAGTTACTTAAAAACATCATTGGTACAATTAGTATTTTCATGGAAGATCATCTGCATGAAGAGAACGATTCCAAAACGtatcatttcattttgaaattcgCTTTACTTTTGATCAAATGATCTTGTCCgctgaaaatattttttcttcttcaaaatTTCATGAATACTCAATTTCATTTACCCAAAAGTCTTGAAGCACTAACATTTTTTCTTTCTCCGAAACCAAAAGTCCTAGTACTTCAATTTTATGTAGTAAATGAAATTGAAACAGCaaaacattgtaatatttcacatttcaaatttcCTATTGGATGGAAGAGTACTTTGTTACCTTAAATGAAATCTACTACAGcccaaattattttttttatacaaacgCAATTAACTGGTTCACAATacatttgatgaaaattattttctctCAAGTAGATTTGAAAAAGGTAACAAAGTTCTATACAATCACTACATCTTCAACTTGTTCATCAGTGTCTTTTACATTTTAGTTGGAGTTAAAATAACTATGGTCAAATAATTTGACAGGAAGAATTCCGTCtctttaaaatattgaattccCTTAGAATTTTAATTTGATCCAATTCCCCAATTCTTCAATCAAATTAAATCTTGATAAGCAACATGGACACtgatgaaaaacatttttttttcaaaatgtatacaaaaccAGTATGAACTTTTTGATGTATGAACAAGTATAATAGAATTCTTATGATCcaattcaaaatttattttggaaagaataattgaattgatttatttcattgtgAAATTTTGTGTTGGATAAAACGAAATTGGAAAATTCTTCACCATAGATTTCCTCTGTATATCTTGAAATTTACTGTTTCTCTAAACTAActgttttcaagttttctcatcaaaatattttttcatttgtgtACTTTATTCTTCTGATCTTTAACAATTGGTACACCTGgttcattttgaatttcatttaaTCCATAACCGTTTAAGAGTTCTGCTATGAGGTAGATAGAATAAAattaagggaagtaactcccaAGATATTAGAATGTTTCTTTGACATAATTTTTAGTCTTCACTACACAATATGGTTTGACCCATGCCAAAATGACATTATTGTGAGATCAAAGAGAAATTGACATTAGTCTTGCTTAATAGTTATGATTTTACTATAGCAAATATGAATAGACCAGGTGTCCTCTGTTCCCAACATGTGGGGGAAATAGTGATAAAACTTGTGATTCCAATGATTCACAATTTCAGTTCATTCTGGTTTTGATACGAAACAGATTTTAAAAGACTTCTGGAGTACAGTGATGTCCCTACTGATGAAGCAGTTAAAGAATTTGTCTTTCATATCCAATTTCGGAGTTGACAAAGGAGAAATTCCCCTgggatttttttctatttgtagGCTTTTTTTGTTGCAGTACCTTCTGAGCTGGTTGGACTTAAAATAACATCTTAAATTTGTAACACACAACAGAAGCCAATCTCAAATATGAATTATCAAAAACACTTAAAACCACCTAAATACTTATGATTCTGAATATTTTGCGTCAATTCCACATCAAAATTTGGAGTgaagttaaactaactctagTGTAAAATCAATTCAAATGGCCAAACAGAAATTTTCATAGAATAGCAAGTCTCAAATTTTACTTTGTTAAAAGCTAAATAGGGAGTTCCCAATAATTTGATCAGAACTACAATATACAGATTATATGCCCAATTCTTCTATTTCGCAGGAAAACATCAAGAAGCCTCCAGAAATGTTTTTAATCTATTTCAGCAATGATTAAATGAAAATCCGTGTGAAACCTACCTTTCATTGTATTGAGGTACCATGCGTTTTGATCTCCACTTAAGTTGCTGCCTTCGTTTGAGCCTTCCATTTCCCCAGGAGGTTCTTCGACATCATAGTCACTACCCTCATATGTCTGATCACCATCGCCCTCCATTCCATGGGGATGCACCTCACCATCATCTCCAGTGTCTACATACATATCTAATGCCCCTGTCTCATCCTTGTCTGTTGACTCAATCTTTACTATGCTAATGTCTGGGCCAACTAAATCGACTTGTGGAGGCCTGTGAAAACATAAAACAGAGGAAAGTTCAAATTGATGCTACTTCTTACATATTGATTAAATTAGTTCTCTTGTTTTAGCTTCCACAAAAACTGAAAAACATTTTGGGAAATGTACATCAACATATAATCATTACTGgatcatctatatatatatatatacacaagaggCGATCTTTTTGAAAACTCAAAATATTCTTGTAAAATGACTAAAAACTTTTGTAAtagtacaatatataacactgacctttCCTCCTTCAGACGTTCACTGGAACCTGGCCTCTCCAAGCTCTCAGATCTCGAGGTGGATGGTTGTGATGTTTTGGGAGAGGAGGCAGACAGACTGAATGAAGTATCTGGAATGATGGGGGAGACAGGAGGTAGACTTGTAATGGGACTACTTGAAGATGATGAGGTGTTGATATGAACAGGGACCGACTGGTTGGCTTGACCAGCACTACCCGCAGCAAATGGTTTTGACTGTGCCACTTGCGTGCTGTTTGGCTGACTGCTCATTGACATCCCTGGAAACGTAACATCGGAGGGTTTTGGCAAGCTAGTTGGGAAAGAATCTGTAGCTTTTTGTAGACTTGTTGGGAACACATCAGAGGATTTTTGTTTTGCCGCTGAAAAATCCATGTCTATAAGAGCTTGTGGAATAGATGGATACTGTGAAGTGGATTGCTTTTGCTGTTGCTGCTGTAATTCAAACTGATTTTGCATGGATCTCTGAATGTCTGAACGAGGCATTTGGGGCATTGTTCTATCGGATGAAACTCGTGATGAACTTGGCATAGGAATGTCATTTCTCATGGATTGGGATGATTGTTGAGATGAAAATGAGGAATGTGAAGATGGCCCTCGTGAATCACGAGCAATGGGCGTAGATGTGGTATGTGTAGCTGTTGACATCTGAGTACGAGATAATGTACTGTCTTTCATACCAGAAACATTAACGATTTGAAGATCTGGGTCACCACCAGTGACCTGACTTGCTACAGATATGGCGACCGTTTTTTGCACCGGTGGTCGCGAATCTATAGGTCTTCCTGTAACAGGGTCTCTCTCAACAGGCTCTGTTTGCACCAATTCTAGACTGTCCTCTATCACTTCAACTACACCTGGCTGGAGATTACGTCCAGCAGCACCTGGAAACGACCCTAAACCGAGTCTAGGAACTCGATCCGAGTCGGAATGACTAGAATGTCCATACATATTATCGCCACGTGGACCATCGGAGGGACTTCCTGGTCTGTGCATTCTTGGTCTCTTTGATCCGGGGCTGTTTGGTCTTTGGAAATCTGAGTGACGTTTCATCATTGTGTCCTGAACAGTCTTTTGAATCCCTGATACCCTAACGTGTTTGAATTCCAACATATCATGTGACGAGTACTTATACTGACCAGCAGAATAAACGGACAGCCCAGTTTTTTCATGTAAACTCTTACAAAAGTCGGCACAACATTTGATGACACTGTCGACCTGCAACAGTCTGGCGATTTTTTCAATGTCTTTGTGATTGTCCTCAGTAAGCATCATAAAGCCCTCATATAAGTATTGCAGAAACATGTTAACAGAATCCTGCTTGATTTCAGATGCCAGGCGAACTTCTAAGTGTGATCCAATGGATGCATTGTCCATGGATTGTAACATTGGACAGGCAGCTACCAAAACTAGCCTGTGTGCCTggaaaacaatacattaatgAGATTAAAACTGAAGAACAATACAACAGAATGCCACACTTAACTGGTTGTGCAACTTGATTGATACACATAACCTCATTGATCACCCAACACTTTTattatacaaacattgtacaCTGCTTTTTCTTAAATCTCAATGTTGAAAATCTGGGTATCTAGTTAACTCAAAACAAAGTCAAACATTTCCCTTTACTCCCAGAGTCAATCTTGTTTGAAGGAGTCAAAAACATTAATATCAAATGTCTACTGGATGCAGTGAAAATGCATGCGTCACCTGTTTAAACTCAGTTTTCATCTGGTCTAGAATCCAGATTGGTACAAACTTACCTTTGTATTGATGTTTCCTGTTTTGATGATGGCATCACACAGTGTTTGGGACTTCCACATGGTGGCCAGCTGACAAAGTAGAGAACTGGAGTGGATCCCATTTGTGTAGAATTTTTGGTAATTCATGATGATTTTGTGGAAACTTTTAATGTGACAGTGATAATGATGACAAAGActtctttctgaaaaaaataaataagtagTTTTTTTATCATACTGCTGTGAAAATTCAATTATCAGGTAGTCAAATCTTGTAGCCAAATGGTATTGATGAAAATAATCACATTGAAAAGTTAAATGTATTATAGAGTTAATGTGAAACTCAAACCTGAGTAAGACGAAGCAATATTTTTTATTCCAGTTCATCAACTGGAACGCCCtaaaatataaactttgttTTACTACAATTGGGAAACAAGTTACATAAattgttggcctggatggaagtgCGGAAAGAGTCTTTTTGATGttgttaataataatatttacaaGATACCAGTTAAGGCTTGTTTTCATCTGCTGATGTAAATGTTTCAGATGACCATATGATGTCAAGTTTTAACCATTTTTGTGACGGGTCAATTGAGATAGGGAAACACAAGGCCATCACAAACAACCAGTATGAATTGGACATGAATGTATG contains the following coding sequences:
- the LOC117336489 gene encoding uncharacterized protein LOC117336489 isoform X9 — its product is MNYQKFYTNGIHSSSLLCQLATMWKSQTLCDAIIKTGNINTKAHRLVLVAACPMLQSMDNASIGSHLEVRLASEIKQDSVNMFLQYLYEGFMMLTEDNHKDIEKIARLLQVDSVIKCCADFCKSLHEKTGLSVYSAGQYKYSSHDMLEFKHVRVSGIQKTVQDTMMKRHSDFQRPNSPGSKRPRMHRPGSPSDGPRGDNMYGHSSHSDSDRVPRLGLGSFPGAAGRNLQPGVVEVIEDSLELVQTEPVERDPVTGRPIDSRPPVQKTVAISVASQVTGGDPDLQIVNVSGMKDSTLSRTQMSTATHTTSTPIARDSRGPSSHSSFSSQQSSQSMRNDIPMPSSSRVSSDRTMPQMPRSDIQRSMQNQFELQQQQQKQSTSQYPSIPQALIDMDFSAAKQKSSDVFPTSLQKATDSFPTSLPKPSDVTFPGMSMSSQPNSTQVAQSKPFAAGSAGQANQSVPVHINTSSSSSSPITSLPPVSPIIPDTSFSLSASSPKTSQPSTSRSESLERPGSSERLKEERPPQVDLVGPDISIVKIESTDKDETGALDMYVDTGDDGEVHPHGMEGDGDQTYEGSDYDVEEPPGEMEGSNEGSNLSGDQNAWYLNTMKGGNPVHFDMNKECIGGPSTWGSKFTADKSCDSCGQSFSCVEDLESHLCVLSPGEQKNLVYPTFSMNYDGPTGKVWCNICKDVFDDENKKNIHNLLVHSINAVGVCIHCGTDLYSQDAFKAHMMNHPASEGYRQVFKCKYCTRELSFFSHLERHMTCHSAQKPNICNICGRSYKRKQDLQKHQRKLNCVVPHVDL
- the LOC117336489 gene encoding B-cell lymphoma 6 protein-like isoform X17, with translation MNYQKFYTNGIHSSSLLCQLATMWKSQTLCDAIIKTGNINTKAHRLVLVAACPMLQSMDNASIGSHLEVRLASEIKQDSVNMFLQYLYEGFMMLTEDNHKDIEKIARLLQVDSVIKCCADFCKSLHEKTGLSVYSAGQYKYSSHDMLEFKHVRVSGIQKTVQDTMMKRHSDFQRPNSPGSKRPRMHRPGSPSDGPRGDNMYGHSSHSDSDRVPRLGLGSFPGAAGRNLQPGVVEVIEDSLELVQTEPVERDPVTGRPIDSRPPVQKTVAISVASQVTGGDPDLQIVNVSGMKDSTLSRTQMSTATHTTSTPIARDSRGPSSHSSFSSQQSSQSMRNDIPMPSSSRVSSDRTMPQMPRSDIQRSMQNQFELQQQQQKQSTSQYPSIPQALIDMDFSAAKQKSSDVFPTSLQKATDSFPTSLPKPSDVTFPGMSMSSQPNSTQVAQSKPFAAGSAGQANQSVPVHINTSSSSSSPITSLPPVSPIIPDTSFSLSASSPKTSQPSTSRSESLERPGSSERLKEERPPQVDLVGPDISIVKIESTDKDETGALDMYVDTGDDGEVHPHGMEGDGDQTYEGSDYDVEEPPGEMEGSNEGSNLSGDQNAWYLNTMKGLHFAPMPRAPSHVVEAIEAFTSQQATQPCPECGLTFPSLDLLQNHLTLHPMSAWCVCSDCGAILRDKAELKTHQQLVHDYVAYCEPCQKGFKSDKGHEFHLKMHEGNESLPRCEVCMRCFQSRAHLKRHLRSHSAVKSCVCPDCGRCYKHNFDLTRHMRVCKHGPSINLDGPL
- the LOC117336489 gene encoding cell wall integrity transcriptional regulator CAS5-like isoform X14 yields the protein MNYQKFYTNGIHSSSLLCQLATMWKSQTLCDAIIKTGNINTKAHRLVLVAACPMLQSMDNASIGSHLEVRLASEIKQDSVNMFLQYLYEGFMMLTEDNHKDIEKIARLLQVDSVIKCCADFCKSLHEKTGLSVYSAGQYKYSSHDMLEFKHVRVSGIQKTVQDTMMKRHSDFQRPNSPGSKRPRMHRPGSPSDGPRGDNMYGHSSHSDSDRVPRLGLGSFPGAAGRNLQPGVVEVIEDSLELVQTEPVERDPVTGRPIDSRPPVQKTVAISVASQVTGGDPDLQIVNVSGMKDSTLSRTQMSTATHTTSTPIARDSRGPSSHSSFSSQQSSQSMRNDIPMPSSSRVSSDRTMPQMPRSDIQRSMQNQFELQQQQQKQSTSQYPSIPQALIDMDFSAAKQKSSDVFPTSLQKATDSFPTSLPKPSDVTFPGMSMSSQPNSTQVAQSKPFAAGSAGQANQSVPVHINTSSSSSSPITSLPPVSPIIPDTSFSLSASSPKTSQPSTSRSESLERPGSSERLKEERPPQVDLVGPDISIVKIESTDKDETGALDMYVDTGDDGEVHPHGMEGDGDQTYEGSDYDVEEPPGEMEGSNEGSNLSGDQNAWYLNTMKGLASSSQNDQNWLKSYEAGFNLKVEDRDQTEGGIYQSLINDSLAADLYQARPDDSLIQCDICGKNFESRQGYDLHRKMHLSAQGQGVGPQCNHCGKHFQTNALLQRHFKTHLEKSSELKPSGTKSVKCTHKCPICGKFFQSNFHVMRHMRSHSEEKPFYCQICLKSYKHKKDLIYHKESTNHV
- the LOC117336489 gene encoding uncharacterized protein LOC117336489 isoform X2, whose protein sequence is MNYQKFYTNGIHSSSLLCQLATMWKSQTLCDAIIKTGNINTKAHRLVLVAACPMLQSMDNASIGSHLEVRLASEIKQDSVNMFLQYLYEGFMMLTEDNHKDIEKIARLLQVDSVIKCCADFCKSLHEKTGLSVYSAGQYKYSSHDMLEFKHVRVSGIQKTVQDTMMKRHSDFQRPNSPGSKRPRMHRPGSPSDGPRGDNMYGHSSHSDSDRVPRLGLGSFPGAAGRNLQPGVVEVIEDSLELVQTEPVERDPVTGRPIDSRPPVQKTVAISVASQVTGGDPDLQIVNVSGMKDSTLSRTQMSTATHTTSTPIARDSRGPSSHSSFSSQQSSQSMRNDIPMPSSSRVSSDRTMPQMPRSDIQRSMQNQFELQQQQQKQSTSQYPSIPQALIDMDFSAAKQKSSDVFPTSLQKATDSFPTSLPKPSDVTFPGMSMSSQPNSTQVAQSKPFAAGSAGQANQSVPVHINTSSSSSSPITSLPPVSPIIPDTSFSLSASSPKTSQPSTSRSESLERPGSSERLKEERPPQVDLVGPDISIVKIESTDKDETGALDMYVDTGDDGEVHPHGMEGDGDQTYEGSDYDVEEPPGEMEGSNEGSNLSGDQNAWYLNTMKGDEDFTFILPNQELVPTPGSIQRPVQKYVPATQKRTERDIKFIKAWFRSNGIPDNIEYMSDREINDALMRFYSEVRTRDNKQFTRHTLANYRASLNRYLVSLPERRAGWQNLLRNCAFASSNDLLDQRNVEERQREKLLKSIPLSTDDRAKLTSSNITAMTNPVALQRKVWIDLVLHFGLKGNHAMWLLSRDSFVLRTDSRGLRYFMLDYDAEIGKASTYTQMRDWHWSSRMYEVPQSPYCPVTSMTWYLSKLCDNENNLFQRPLETGLWSVLPTWYQRPLGLQAITRMMSDISKDGDLSCVYTNTSVRSTVNELLLQCSLTFDAMFPNLSHAGPKFSFSDDEQKASSHTIHKLFYSACYCDVQSDTGGVSHM
- the LOC117336489 gene encoding uncharacterized protein LOC117336489 isoform X10, with protein sequence MNYQKFYTNGIHSSSLLCQLATMWKSQTLCDAIIKTGNINTKAHRLVLVAACPMLQSMDNASIGSHLEVRLASEIKQDSVNMFLQYLYEGFMMLTEDNHKDIEKIARLLQVDSVIKCCADFCKSLHEKTGLSVYSAGQYKYSSHDMLEFKHVRVSGIQKTVQDTMMKRHSDFQRPNSPGSKRPRMHRPGSPSDGPRGDNMYGHSSHSDSDRVPRLGLGSFPGAAGRNLQPGVVEVIEDSLELVQTEPVERDPVTGRPIDSRPPVQKTVAISVASQVTGGDPDLQIVNVSGMKDSTLSRTQMSTATHTTSTPIARDSRGPSSHSSFSSQQSSQSMRNDIPMPSSSRVSSDRTMPQMPRSDIQRSMQNQFELQQQQQKQSTSQYPSIPQALIDMDFSAAKQKSSDVFPTSLQKATDSFPTSLPKPSDVTFPGMSMSSQPNSTQVAQSKPFAAGSAGQANQSVPVHINTSSSSSSPITSLPPVSPIIPDTSFSLSASSPKTSQPSTSRSESLERPGSSERLKEERPPQVDLVGPDISIVKIESTDKDETGALDMYVDTGDDGEVHPHGMEGDGDQTYEGSDYDVEEPPGEMEGSNEGSNLSGDQNAWYLNTMKGPAHSTWDSQVDLSMTSVDLSLTSEQDQSQLTTETGSGNEQLGSDAGKGIVPFDLSLATAQRSHVRFRGFHRPSMSTSLKRQTKCKQCGIFLKNQKEKDKHDLEKHSSDLVAFCMECNKGFRSAWGYEVHQKIHQSMQGNPQCPMCAHCGKYFQTFAHLQRHMRSHSSEKPFTCNACGRSYKYKTALSTHNCH
- the LOC117336489 gene encoding transcription factor SFP1-like isoform X11, which codes for MNYQKFYTNGIHSSSLLCQLATMWKSQTLCDAIIKTGNINTKAHRLVLVAACPMLQSMDNASIGSHLEVRLASEIKQDSVNMFLQYLYEGFMMLTEDNHKDIEKIARLLQVDSVIKCCADFCKSLHEKTGLSVYSAGQYKYSSHDMLEFKHVRVSGIQKTVQDTMMKRHSDFQRPNSPGSKRPRMHRPGSPSDGPRGDNMYGHSSHSDSDRVPRLGLGSFPGAAGRNLQPGVVEVIEDSLELVQTEPVERDPVTGRPIDSRPPVQKTVAISVASQVTGGDPDLQIVNVSGMKDSTLSRTQMSTATHTTSTPIARDSRGPSSHSSFSSQQSSQSMRNDIPMPSSSRVSSDRTMPQMPRSDIQRSMQNQFELQQQQQKQSTSQYPSIPQALIDMDFSAAKQKSSDVFPTSLQKATDSFPTSLPKPSDVTFPGMSMSSQPNSTQVAQSKPFAAGSAGQANQSVPVHINTSSSSSSPITSLPPVSPIIPDTSFSLSASSPKTSQPSTSRSESLERPGSSERLKEERPPQVDLVGPDISIVKIESTDKDETGALDMYVDTGDDGEVHPHGMEGDGDQTYEGSDYDVEEPPGEMEGSNEGSNLSGDQNAWYLNTMKGYMDDKTIGSYVIEGMLESTGHLSGLSCESCGNFFNSENEKLRHFSEVHGSEQESTNEQLKFSGLICESCNIVFNTETDKFTHDRTVHKSSKNVVATCNICGKTYKSIWGYRYHQKSHQRSIGKTSGSCQCKICGKFFQSLFYLQRHMKSHSTERPHTCQRCGRSYKHSSGLKMHQASCSKQTYSHSSTWGP
- the LOC117336489 gene encoding uncharacterized protein LOC117336489 isoform X20; its protein translation is MNYQKFYTNGIHSSSLLCQLATMWKSQTLCDAIIKTGNINTKAHRLVLVAACPMLQSMDNASIGSHLEVRLASEIKQDSVNMFLQYLYEGFMMLTEDNHKDIEKIARLLQVDSVIKCCADFCKSLHEKTGLSVYSAGQYKYSSHDMLEFKHVRVSGIQKTVQDTMMKRHSDFQRPNSPGSKRPRMHRPGSPSDGPRGDNMYGHSSHSDSDRVPRLGLGSFPGAAGRNLQPGVVEVIEDSLELVQTEPVERDPVTGRPIDSRPPVQKTVAISVASQVTGGDPDLQIVNVSGMKDSTLSRTQMSTATHTTSTPIARDSRGPSSHSSFSSQQSSQSMRNDIPMPSSSRVSSDRTMPQMPRSDIQRSMQNQFELQQQQQKQSTSQYPSIPQALIDMDFSAAKQKSSDVFPTSLQKATDSFPTSLPKPSDVTFPGMSMSSQPNSTQVAQSKPFAAGSAGQANQSVPVHINTSSSSSSPITSLPPVSPIIPDTSFSLSASSPKTSQPSTSRSESLERPGSSERLKEERPPQVDLVGPDISIVKIESTDKDETGALDMYVDTGDDGEVHPHGMEGDGDQTYEGSDYDVEEPPGEMEGSNEGSNLSGDQNAWYLNTMKGSMADGTLESSVLDGLLEPPCGQISCNVCGLSFVSEDDMSIHQAQVHQNIAGVCKPCEKSFKSNWGYRYHMKLHERSIGLTDSNCACQICGKFFQSMSYLERHMRSHSSERPFTCPDCGRAYKHKFALKKHSCHGKDLVSQ
- the LOC117336489 gene encoding uncharacterized protein LOC117336489 isoform X1, whose amino-acid sequence is MNYQKFYTNGIHSSSLLCQLATMWKSQTLCDAIIKTGNINTKAHRLVLVAACPMLQSMDNASIGSHLEVRLASEIKQDSVNMFLQYLYEGFMMLTEDNHKDIEKIARLLQVDSVIKCCADFCKSLHEKTGLSVYSAGQYKYSSHDMLEFKHVRVSGIQKTVQDTMMKRHSDFQRPNSPGSKRPRMHRPGSPSDGPRGDNMYGHSSHSDSDRVPRLGLGSFPGAAGRNLQPGVVEVIEDSLELVQTEPVERDPVTGRPIDSRPPVQKTVAISVASQVTGGDPDLQIVNVSGMKDSTLSRTQMSTATHTTSTPIARDSRGPSSHSSFSSQQSSQSMRNDIPMPSSSRVSSDRTMPQMPRSDIQRSMQNQFELQQQQQKQSTSQYPSIPQALIDMDFSAAKQKSSDVFPTSLQKATDSFPTSLPKPSDVTFPGMSMSSQPNSTQVAQSKPFAAGSAGQANQSVPVHINTSSSSSSPITSLPPVSPIIPDTSFSLSASSPKTSQPSTSRSESLERPGSSERLKEERPPQVDLVGPDISIVKIESTDKDETGALDMYVDTGDDGEVHPHGMEGDGDQTYEGSDYDVEEPPGEMEGSNEGSNLSGDQNAWYLNTMKGVVSQELSPRSSLSAPPASPLTAPTTPTVIPNPASVQRYLPATQKRTIRDVKFVKDWLQSVKLPSNLEEMDATQLNSIIGQFYQNGRTKDKKKFTRNTLVCIRASLNRYLQSACPHLKDISMIKDPSFVSSNRILEKLMADEKGREKVIKKIPLTADDITQLVTSNALTTDNPTSLQMKVWTDLVLHFGIKGSFAVGAITRETFKQERDGNGKTYYHLNMDQIIAKVEQHSEMKDWYWYSRMYEVPDSPHCPVKSLSLYMSKLDSGHSEFFQKPLVNEKDLRRYHMWYSGGLGYKGAVTMMAGISRRAGLSRVYTNICLRATGEDMMTELGLVMDVKLVSYSRPVHHEDNVLEKHSTRLHKTFYKVRYDSSDAVICLD
- the LOC117336489 gene encoding uncharacterized protein LOC117336489 isoform X16, translated to MNYQKFYTNGIHSSSLLCQLATMWKSQTLCDAIIKTGNINTKAHRLVLVAACPMLQSMDNASIGSHLEVRLASEIKQDSVNMFLQYLYEGFMMLTEDNHKDIEKIARLLQVDSVIKCCADFCKSLHEKTGLSVYSAGQYKYSSHDMLEFKHVRVSGIQKTVQDTMMKRHSDFQRPNSPGSKRPRMHRPGSPSDGPRGDNMYGHSSHSDSDRVPRLGLGSFPGAAGRNLQPGVVEVIEDSLELVQTEPVERDPVTGRPIDSRPPVQKTVAISVASQVTGGDPDLQIVNVSGMKDSTLSRTQMSTATHTTSTPIARDSRGPSSHSSFSSQQSSQSMRNDIPMPSSSRVSSDRTMPQMPRSDIQRSMQNQFELQQQQQKQSTSQYPSIPQALIDMDFSAAKQKSSDVFPTSLQKATDSFPTSLPKPSDVTFPGMSMSSQPNSTQVAQSKPFAAGSAGQANQSVPVHINTSSSSSSPITSLPPVSPIIPDTSFSLSASSPKTSQPSTSRSESLERPGSSERLKEERPPQVDLVGPDISIVKIESTDKDETGALDMYVDTGDDGEVHPHGMEGDGDQTYEGSDYDVEEPPGEMEGSNEGSNLSGDQNAWYLNTMKVPRTDFPKVEGSHQQTTMVMDQGNVSMVMTPNRPGTFDPSPQTLDWAAMMEEQIQNQNWNQSSPTVSMQNLSKTEKTHVCSECFKSFTTKQSLKRHEIAYHTFEYEFVCRFCKKGFIKNSVLQKHMATHAMLNQKCPKCEKEFASEYEYKCHMEACQVDGVEAKPNSLPLYFPK